A stretch of the Tolypothrix sp. PCC 7712 genome encodes the following:
- a CDS encoding DUF4926 domain-containing protein: MSFELYQRVALNRDLDEYQLKKGDVATLIDFVPHPSNGADGCVLEVFNATGESIAVVIVPITDIKPLKNHEILSVRSLVEI, encoded by the coding sequence ATGAGCTTTGAACTGTACCAGCGTGTCGCTTTAAATCGTGACTTAGACGAGTATCAATTAAAAAAAGGTGATGTCGCAACTTTGATTGATTTTGTCCCTCATCCCAGTAATGGCGCAGACGGATGTGTTCTAGAAGTATTCAATGCAACTGGTGAATCAATAGCTGTTGTCATCGTTCCCATAACTGATATTAAACCACTGAAAAATCATGAAATTTTAAGCGTTCGCTCTTTGGTGGAAATTTAA
- a CDS encoding ParA family protein, whose translation MSTSNQQCRIIALFNQAGGVAKSTLTQNLGYHLAKREHRVLLIDIDPQASLTKFMGLVPSQLQKTVADAIIDEQPLPIHEDIHGMDLVPANRVLSGAEMQLVSAAMRDFRLKEAVEFVLDEYDFILIDCPPSLGLLSYISLVAATHVLVPVETHLKAFEGTDELLQTITHVKNKANRKIQIAGFVPTRYAHQNSADKRALAAIGEQLSAWGRIFPAIPRATAFVDATEERAPLAVFDPKHSVVTILEEIANSLEAL comes from the coding sequence GTGTCAACTTCTAACCAGCAATGCCGCATTATTGCCCTGTTTAATCAGGCGGGTGGTGTCGCCAAATCGACATTGACCCAAAACCTGGGATACCACCTAGCGAAGCGAGAACACCGTGTTCTCCTCATCGACATAGACCCCCAAGCATCCTTGACCAAATTCATGGGGTTAGTGCCATCTCAGTTACAAAAAACCGTTGCTGATGCCATTATCGACGAGCAACCCTTACCAATTCATGAAGATATTCACGGTATGGACTTGGTTCCAGCTAACCGAGTTCTGAGTGGAGCCGAAATGCAGTTAGTCAGTGCTGCCATGCGTGACTTCCGTCTCAAGGAAGCCGTTGAATTCGTTTTAGATGAATACGATTTCATCCTGATAGACTGTCCCCCCAGTTTAGGATTGCTTTCTTATATCTCCTTAGTCGCGGCCACACACGTTCTCGTACCCGTGGAAACTCATCTCAAAGCCTTTGAGGGAACAGACGAACTTTTACAAACTATTACCCACGTTAAAAATAAAGCTAATCGCAAAATCCAAATAGCAGGGTTTGTTCCCACTCGGTATGCTCACCAAAACTCAGCCGATAAACGAGCATTGGCAGCAATAGGTGAACAACTTTCAGCTTGGGGTCGGATTTTCCCAGCCATCCCCAGAGCTACCGCTTTTGTTGATGCGACAGAAGAACGTGCGCCCCTAGCAGTATTTGACCCGAAACATTCTGTAGTGACTATCCTTGAAGAAATCGCTAATTCTTTGGAGGCTTTGTGA
- a CDS encoding helix-turn-helix transcriptional regulator: MIKNEQQYQNSLDWLQRFEQSIAQLDNNEQLKAELERWKLHRDSYQSQVDELKLEISEYERLINCDISKPLKIKVDSLNKLPNALIKARIAAQISQQELADILGIDEQRVKEYEDTDYQCASFVEILEVSTALGVEFETATVQVDFSEIEAVKESVDKWQKEKMNIKTKAS, encoded by the coding sequence ATGATCAAAAACGAGCAACAATATCAAAATTCCTTAGATTGGTTGCAACGCTTTGAACAGTCTATCGCCCAATTGGATAACAATGAACAATTGAAGGCAGAACTAGAACGATGGAAGCTGCACCGAGACTCATATCAGAGCCAAGTTGACGAGTTAAAGTTAGAAATTTCGGAATACGAAAGACTTATTAATTGCGACATCAGCAAGCCTTTAAAAATTAAAGTTGATTCTTTAAACAAGCTGCCAAATGCTTTAATTAAAGCTCGGATAGCAGCCCAAATTAGTCAGCAAGAACTTGCTGATATATTAGGAATTGATGAACAAAGAGTGAAAGAATATGAGGATACAGATTATCAATGTGCTAGTTTTGTAGAAATTCTCGAAGTCAGCACTGCTTTGGGTGTTGAATTTGAAACTGCAACTGTGCAAGTAGATTTTTCAGAAATAGAAGCAGTTAAAGAAAGCGTTGACAAATGGCAAAAAGAAAAAATGAATATTAAAACTAAAGCTTCATAA
- a CDS encoding DUF6883 domain-containing protein produces MKIPPDAIIANEKITRYLLVPREQDDKSKFLAMAGFTQDNPELLKAAIRQLADTTPAIKDRDNEYGVFYRVTGELIGLNQRNLAVITVWLQRAVDGKFQFITLKPNKESANEL; encoded by the coding sequence ATGAAAATTCCGCCTGATGCTATTATTGCTAACGAAAAAATCACCCGCTACTTATTAGTACCAAGAGAACAAGACGATAAATCAAAGTTTCTCGCAATGGCTGGATTTACACAAGACAATCCAGAACTCTTAAAAGCAGCAATTCGTCAACTGGCAGATACAACACCAGCAATAAAAGACAGAGATAATGAATATGGGGTGTTCTATCGCGTCACTGGTGAATTAATCGGCTTAAATCAGCGAAACTTAGCAGTAATTACAGTTTGGCTACAAAGGGCTGTTGACGGCAAGTTTCAGTTTATCACCCTCAAACCTAACAAGGAGTCGGCAAATGAGCTTTGA
- a CDS encoding DUF1822 family protein, with amino-acid sequence MMSDMATISTFTGPISTVARRLAEKWSREQATPEKSQQVLLNTLSVSFVNFYLECMEFETDLEASDSWNPVKQTLMDVADLLITNLGKLECRPVLENAQFVYVPPKVQSNRIGYVVVEISESFQSAKLLGFVKEVSIDNFPINQLQPLENLLNYLEFLELQTTKFKSQNLDSSSQNVAELKRWFENIFESSWSTIESIFLTELGWQFRSAEDGLKNSVERAKLIDFGIKANRESVGIVVKVSHDENNLDEMKIIVELHPTNGQEYLPSSLHVMILDEEGTAVMEAKAKNDNKKISLEFNADVGDNFSVKIVLGDVSVIENFLI; translated from the coding sequence ATGATGAGTGACATGGCAACTATTTCTACATTTACTGGTCCGATATCAACCGTCGCTCGCAGGCTAGCAGAAAAATGGTCAAGAGAGCAAGCCACACCCGAAAAAAGCCAGCAGGTTTTGCTTAATACCTTGTCTGTATCTTTCGTGAATTTCTATCTAGAATGTATGGAGTTTGAAACTGACCTAGAAGCGAGTGACAGTTGGAATCCAGTAAAACAAACTCTGATGGATGTAGCTGATTTATTGATTACAAATTTGGGCAAATTGGAATGCCGTCCGGTGTTAGAAAATGCACAGTTTGTTTATGTACCACCGAAAGTCCAATCAAACCGGATTGGCTATGTTGTTGTGGAAATAAGTGAATCTTTCCAATCAGCCAAGTTGTTAGGATTTGTCAAGGAGGTATCAATTGATAACTTTCCTATTAACCAACTACAACCTCTAGAAAATTTACTGAATTATTTAGAATTTCTAGAATTACAGACAACTAAATTTAAGAGTCAAAATTTGGATTCATCTAGTCAAAATGTTGCCGAATTAAAAAGATGGTTTGAGAATATTTTTGAGTCTAGTTGGTCAACAATTGAATCTATATTCTTAACTGAACTAGGTTGGCAATTTAGAAGTGCAGAAGATGGGCTAAAAAACTCTGTTGAACGGGCTAAATTGATTGATTTTGGGATAAAAGCTAACAGGGAATCAGTAGGGATAGTTGTTAAAGTCAGTCATGACGAAAACAACTTGGATGAGATGAAAATTATTGTGGAGTTACATCCAACAAATGGTCAAGAGTACTTGCCATCCTCTCTTCATGTGATGATTTTAGATGAAGAGGGAACTGCTGTTATGGAAGCTAAAGCCAAAAACGATAACAAAAAAATTTCATTGGAGTTTAACGCCGATGTGGGAGATAATTTCAGCGTCAAGATAGTTTTAGGAGATGTCAGCGTGATAGAGAACTTTTTAATCTGA